In marine bacterium B5-7, the genomic window CTACATTATATTTTTCACCTGCCCCAAAATATTGCCGAATCATTTCAGCTTTATAATTTAAACTCACAATAAAATTTTTAAATCCAAATTCTGAAAACCCATCAATAATATTTTCCAGAATAGGTTTCCCACCCACTTTCAATAAGGGCTTTGGACAATCATTTGTTAAAGGCTTTAAGCGAGAACCTAATCCACCAGCCATCAGCACAACCAAATTATCTAATGAATTATCAGAGGCTAATTCATCAATCAACAATAAGTCTACAACAATCCCATTTTCATCAAGAACAGGCACTTGGTTAAATGCTTTTTTCTGCATGCGCTTGAGCAATTCTTCTTGGTCGTAATCTTTACCCACAGTAAATGGCGTTGCATTCATGATAGTATCAACTGCCACATCCATCGAGACTTTCGCTAACAATGCACGCCGCACCTCAATATCCGTCATCATGCCAAGCAATTTTTTATTATCATCAACAACCAATGCAACACGAAGACCCACTTCATCGATAATTCTCGTTGCATCATAGATACTCGTGCCAAGTGTAATAAGCGTTTTTTGCCAAGATTTCATTGTCATGCAAATTCCCTCGCTGGCAACCCTTTTACTTTTGTATTCGCTGGCACATTTCCCACAACAACAGCGCCCGCCGCAATCAAACTGCCGGCGCCAATACAAACACCTTGTAACAAAATAGCCCCGGCGCCAATATGTGCACCCTCTTCAATACTAACACCGCCACATACTGTGACGCCTGGTGATATATGAACGTGTGCTGAAATCTGTGTATCGTGATCAACGGTTGCAGCTGTATTAATGATGACATTGTCAGCTATTTTTGCTGAGGCCTGAATAATAGCGCCCGCCATCACCTGAGCAGATGGTGACACTTCGGCAAACTGATTCACTGTTGCTGAAGGATGAATCCCACCCACAATGGTGTAACCCGCGGCTTTAAATTGTTGATACAAGGCTATACGAGTGGGATGAGGCAATACACTACCCACGCCAATCGCTAAATCATATTCATCTGCTGGACACTGCTCAGCCAATCGCTGGTCTTCTACATAGGATAACGCACTAAAAAATGT contains:
- a CDS encoding alcohol dehydrogenase, which translates into the protein MTMKSWQKTLITLGTSIYDATRIIDEVGLRVALVVDDNKKLLGMMTDIEVRRALLAKVSMDVAVDTIMNATPFTVGKDYDQEELLKRMQKKAFNQVPVLDENGIVVDLLLIDELASDNSLDNLVVLMAGGLGSRLKPLTNDCPKPLLKVGGKPILENIIDGFSEFGFKNFIVSLNYKAEMIRQYFGAGEKYNVDIQYLEENKRLGTAGALSLLQEKPGKPIIVMNADLLTKVNYRQLLNYHKSHNNIATMCVREYDVSIPYGVVRTHEGSVTGIQEKPVERFFVNAGIYVLEPEALDYIPHDTYFDITTLFEHLLEIKKTIGSFPLREYWLDIGHPQDFAMADEQFEEVFA
- a CDS encoding carbonic anhydrase, which gives rise to MKAKPIVLIGAGGHAKVLYELLQLNARVVSSITCKQRSDMDTFFSALSYVEDQRLAEQCPADEYDLAIGVGSVLPHPTRIALYQQFKAAGYTIVGGIHPSATVNQFAEVSPSAQVMAGAIIQASAKIADNVIINTAATVDHDTQISAHVHISPGVTVCGGVSIEEGAHIGAGAILLQGVCIGAGSLIAAGAVVVGNVPANTKVKGLPAREFA